Sequence from the Phragmites australis chromosome 11, lpPhrAust1.1, whole genome shotgun sequence genome:
CTGCCTGGCTGCGACCTTGACCGCGACCTCTCCTGGTGCAGCAAGGTCTTTGCCATGCAAAGACCGGAAGGCCTCAGTGCTGTCTGGAGTTTTCGTACTGACCCAAGGTTTTGGGTCTGTCAAGGCCGAAGGAACGCCATCCCATACGGTAGAGGGGCTGGAGGGTACATGTGGTGTGCATTGCTAAGacagccacgcatatggttgcatggttgcaacagtggatatggcggctagcgcgttggtggttttttggtggattcctacctatctttagcacttctgtgcTCGCATCCCCACGGACagcgccactgttggagcaagagtttgtcttgctccagcaagtatggagagagtttcttctgaggagactcaagcttggagatgaagtttgagaggaagaaacaccacaaatgtattgatagtagaaaaatggatcggtctgggggagtatcacaacgtggtTTAACACTTGGGCACCTTTGTGTACTGCGTGTTTCCTTgagtgttctccttgtgacctctctTTCTAGATGACTactaccccctatttatagggtggtacatagcttagtgtgcaagttatcacgatgtacaaatatctaggacctggccgaattactggggcttatcccggataactactttttaccctacatagtggataaatatctaccatagaaactattgtggtgcctgtaccctgaggggtgagctggttGCCAATTGTGGCCCGGCACCACGCTGTCAGGGGTGTCatgataacctccattgtactggggtgtcaaGGCGGCGTCTTctaacctaggtatttaatgccggtcacttccttgcatgcAAAGGATGACTGGCGTTCCCCTTCTGGCTGATCTTTCTTGAgacttgatgactcaccctatagcctttgggaagcctgcccgaACCCCAGAGATGGAGGCTctgggggaggcatggctctgggggATGGAGGCTCcaggggaggcatggctccgggagatggaagctccgggggaggcatggctccgggagatggaggcttcgaggGGCATGGCTCCagaagatggaggcttcgggaggcatgctCTCtaggcatgggctagctgagccattAATCGCCCATCGCCTCGTGTCGGGTTGGCTATATGGGGGTGTCCTTTtgttccctgatattatctctggaggctggctgcatctttaggcttcggaaggccgcatggcaccggaggggtggcccgaaggggtccgcagcttTTAAGGGCCtagcctcctgctgagagtttggaggccgaaggctccggagggacctttgatagcgatcatcaaccattgtcacacccggttttaacggccaaaaccagatgcagcttatgtgtgcccaagatgttcaacacacataaggacatcacatgtgaagtaacaaaagcaatacttttattaaataacattaaactcttacaacaattgacatatattgtcttctatgaagatatctacagcggaacagaagcactggtgcccaacaacaccgcaggcaaccgaccgggagacacgcgcctagaacgtcacaatctcgtcttgataatcttcaacatcttcactcactgagcagcagcatacatatcacatggtataggaaaaatagcaagtgtgagcacatagagtactcagtaagtggggaaaagtaatgatatgcaggcttataccaagaataggctaacacatggtatatttgcgtaaatgcaagtaatgaaaacatatttggactaaaaaagcattaagcaattattaagtgaatgtaacccatacaatcCAACAcgtagcatacaaggctccccaccttgcatacaataaccgtctagtactccctgtactataaccaaaaccatctagtactccttgtaccagaaccataaccacaaccatctagtactccctgtaccagaaccataaccacaaccaaactcataaccacaaccatctagtactccctgtactagaaccataacctcaaccaaactcataaccacaacccactaatcatgtgaggatccaagtctctcatatccgtgagcacggctgttataacagttttacactctacagaggttgtctagctttccccacgagtcagtgaattccatgttgccgtgttcgtgaaacacttaacacacgccagtggtgtgccgccaagaatcactgtatgacactttccactaaccagagactaatccagtatgtgtctaccccctaggtttcaccgccaggctttacgcaagctaagctcctacccagaagctctcttttgtgctgacccaacacacactggatagactctaatcagtttgtcacgccttacccatatcagcctcgtggttggtacgttacttcttgggttgtcgctccatgaaccggtccttacttaggttacttgagcaaacactaaaccaacatcataaccatgacaaccatccaaaccactttgctcaagtcctaagattccatgttgctagaccattaacaaattaacgaccattgttgtatatgttcattagtcaagattatgacacttctcaacatcccaaaagcatggctaagaaatctacccacaaaagacacctaaccataaaccatctaggttccaagggatgatgagggaaaatctagggaaaaccctaacataggtgactacccatcatattgacagacattgcatgcaattttgtaaaacaaaacatttaaaaacataggttcaatatgatcaaggacacttgccttttaccgaatgctgctcagtgttgccgaagtcttggtcttgaagtccctcgaactgctccggaacgttatcaattaatcgcgagaactaccgacaaacaacacaaaggaaaacactaagaacaacataccaaaatcatcaaaatactttaaaaacactatggttggataggtaagattttagaaatatttagatacaagaatcatctaaatcagagttaagatgaaaagagaataacTTTCGAGAGATTGATTTGTGGCTttcttgatggtatttgaagTATGTCATGGTTGACCCCTCCGTAAGCTTATTCACCTTGATATCAtggttatcttaaggaggttggacatgttctGTGCCCTTTAATctcgccaagtccttcttgagcttctccacttcttgcttgagctcatcattctcttgtgcaatgaggttgtttgGTGGTTCTATAACAATAttttcaacacaaatctcattgcaaatgggtgtgctagataaatcaatcaaacCATCACAATAAGTTGAAGCATTTACCTTacaattgaaattaaatagagaggtagattgatTCAAATAGACCATAATTTgatattcaatgcactcaaatttagccttaagctcttcatgcgccttgtttagcaaattgaattttctcaataattgttcataattagaaacaaaggtagcgtgaatgtcattaagtgcattgaatttcttaagttcttttgaatgtttctttaaggccctttgttgctcatagatcaattcaagaagttcttcatgaGAGGAAGAATCCTTATctgattcatcatcacttacatcgctatacACACATTTAGCCatgaggcacttgtgagatggcttgtgtgatgacttgtgtgatgatgaccttgaggaagagattctcttggaggagtggatgatgaggctttcatcacttgagcttgactcttcatctttgctcacccatcttcctatgcttgcgaatactttggctcttccccttgtctccttcttgttcttggtcttcttttccatcctgatatgatcaattgtgttgaccaaatcttccattgagattggatgatcaatcttggtattgatgctgttcatattcttctctaatttgagaagagcttgtcaatcttgggatcaatttcttcttcactttatgtgctttgatcatcctcttcattgctctcttcatcttgaccaccatcatcttcgcttgagctttaCTCTTGCATTCATGtattggcattgagcttgcttgcttgtgagagtaaggttcttggtgtcgagtgaggaagaagcttccaccccatgttcatagtcatctcatgggcagtgATCTTGCCGATTACTTGGCTTGAAGTCATGTTCTTATGTCGCccttgttgtagatgatggggacgattaacttgtactttggaagaaaagcttgaagtattcttctcaccacttgatcatcttcaatttgtgtcaaacctaacccattgatctcattaacaagaatattttaatgagaatacatatcattagtacTTTCATGGAGTATTTGTTTGATACCAGTGAGCTTagtgactagcacatgatatttttcattgcgcacatcctttatgccttcatgtatttcaataagactattccaaatatcatgtgcattggtgagagaataaactctattgaatgcatcgaggcatagagatgataaaaggatactcttcgccattGCATCGGATTGTCTCTCTTTGTCGGTGATGCCCGGCctcatgtaacaccctaattttcaatttgttccaatttataaaatttgctagaatttattttgagcttaaacaatttcaaaagattaaatgctactTTATAAAAAGGGATCTAActtgacataggaaatatttgtatattttgcattcatgctgttttTAGGCATATAGGTTCTCCTCTGTTTTATTAGTTTTTATTTGGTGGCTTtgggtttgaatttgagtgcttagtttaaattcaaaagcatttaggaaaaaaattaaaaaaaaccaaaacccATCTCGGGCCAtccttccctctctccctccttcctctctAGCCCAACCCTAGCAGGCCACCCTCTCCACACCTAGGCCGCACCCACGCACATCAGCCCAGCGCAGCACCAACTAGCAACCAGCGCGCTGCGCTGCCTGCTGAAGACGCCTTCCCGGTCCTCGCCTTCACCTGAGCTGCCGATAGGTGGGCCCCACCTGTCGGGTTCTTTGTTTTCGAGTCGGACAACACCGCATTGCCGAGTCCGAGACCGTCATGAGCTGTCGCACCCTAGAGATCGGTTCCTCCCCAAGACCCCCTTTGCCAGTCTATATAGGTCTACCTCCACCCCTTGGTTTTTCCCCAAGCCAAAACCACCGAATCTTAAGCCCAATACGCCGAATCTCCGAGCTCCGTCGCCGCCATTAGTGCCGCCTTGGCCGAACTCACCGCCTCACCATACCAGTGCATCGCAGCCCTCTCGAAGCCGCCATCGGATGCGCTGCTTCCTCCAGTGCTCGTCCCATCGTCGCCTTCGTCTCTGGGCTGCCAGGGACCCCGCTCCGACACGATCCCAAGTGCTCCGCCGCCCCCTTCCATCGTCGAGCTATCTCCCGAGCTGATCTACCTGAGGTAAGGCCTCAAACGTATTCCCCGTGAGCATCTTCATCTATGCCACCGCTCGCTGTCGCCGCTGACGAGCCAGAACCCGATTTCGGCAGGTTTTCGGCGAGTCCGCCGCCGTCTTCCCCTCGGTGCTGCCATACTCTCTTCCCCGACCAGCCAAACCATCCCGAACCATTAGATCTAAAGTACACggcctagattagatctaaaacGTACCGGTTCGATAGCCAACCAGAGCATGCCACGTGTCCACTTTAATCCAGTCAGCCTTCATACCCTGTTAGCCAGCCATGTCATCGCCATGTGTGCGCCACCCTAGCAGATCTTGCTGATGTGTTAACCCAGTCatacccagtcagcagccatgcatTAAATAGGggttttcaatacaaaaataattccaaatattcctaggaattggtaattttgcagtttagtccctaaacttttttgtaattacaaaagagccctatctttttacactgaGGTTCCTAAGCGTTTccaaaactacatattttttttacaaaaaggtccctaaaactttctgttaatagcaaattagtccttttcttttataaaataaaccctaatgctgtttttagtgtatctttttcgtcgtagctccattttaagtgattcttgcgctgTTAGATTTGTTTCTCTAagatctatctttctagataggttttgtcttgttgttttttgttttgtgctcttttcttagtgtattttgtttgtgagctttaccggtaattgtgcgattagtcgataacgtctCGGATTaatttgaggaacgtcaagaccaggagcaagagtaCTTTGAACggcagcaaggagaaggaaagtgtccttgatcatcttgaacctataatttaaattgttttgttttacaaaatttcatgcagtgtctgtcaatatgatgtgtagtcacctatgttaggattttcccTATATGAtgtgtagtcacctatgttagggttttccctagtcTTTCtctttatcatcccttggaacctagattgtttatggttaggtatcgtTTATCAGTACatttcttagccatgcttttgggatactggaaTGTGtcataaacttgactaatgaacatatgcaacaatagtggttaacttgttaatggtctagGAACATGGAAtattaggccttgagcaaagtggttttggtggttgtcatgttggtttagtgtttgcttaagtaacctaagtaaggaccggttcgtagagTGATaatccaagaagtaacgtaccaaccatgaggttgatatgggtaaggcgtgacatactagttagagtctatgcagtgtgtgttgtgtcaacACAAAaagggcttctgggtaggagttagactcgcataaaccctggcggtgaaacctagtgggcagatgcatactggattaggccctggttagtggaaaatgtcatttagtgatttcttggtagcacaccactgacgtgtgttaagtgtcttgcaaacacggcaacatggaattcactgagtcatggggaaagctggacaacctttgcagagtgtgtaaaattgttataatagccgtgcccgcggttatgggagacttgggtcctcacatgattattggattatggttatgggtttggttgtggttttggttatagtactgGGAGTACTatacggttatggtatgcaaggtgaggAGTCTTGTATgttgggtgttggactgtatgggttacattcacttaataactattTAAATACTTTTTTGAGTttaaaatatcttttctttactcgtatttatacaaatataccatgtgttcgcctgtttttgttgaaacctacatatcattattttctcacacttgctgagtactccatgtgctcactcttgctatctctcacaatacatatgctgctcagtggaagactttgaagatttccaagatgacgacctggtgttctaggagcgtgtcttccgtaTGGTGCCTATGGAGTGCTTGATCGCCCATGCTTTCATCTCTCTGCtatcgtttagatgatgtcgtttagttattaaagttgttaaggtgaagtctttttgtaagaagtaaacagttctaatttaaagtattgcttttgttacttcacctatgatgtccttatatgtgttaaacttcctggtcACACATAAGTCACACTTGGTTTTATccattaaaactgggtgtgacacctCATCCCCACCTCagtgactctctaaacatctaaatCTTTGGCTTGCAGAAAACAGggtattagaatttttcaacgagAAAATTTGTGCCATAAAAAAATAGAGCATTGTGGGTATCTATCCCAACCCCAAATGTGACAACTCACTAGGTAGTAAAGCCTAACTGATCTCAATGAGACTAAGGTtaaaatgccacttgaatttgtgaaaccttgtgaaaggtgtgaaacCCTTACACTAATTATAGttagatgtgagccctagctctgataccaactatagggatcagtgacatcctgagagggggtgaattaggacacttaaaactaattagctctaaaaactttacaagataaacctatatcaatttctatctaaatgtgctataggtttatttagtgtatctactctacgaTCAAAAGAGCTCGCAAACTATATAGGaagttaaattgcaagtatgtaaatgcggaaacataaatatggtaatgagagcaaactcgacacaacggtttttatcccgtggtattgatggcacgaatgccacccctagtccatgttggagctccaccaaagatatgctcccagtcaccaagactcttttggttacggctcttgagccaccaagtcacaaagacaatgccTCAACTtggatgagtcaccaagccacaaaggcaatgtctcaccactagcctctcttccggttactTGTCGCTATCTTCGCTTTGGAGTTTGAGCcacaaggcaagggtcttcacgTCCCCATACAAGcgtcttgccgctgctccacaccaagtcagggtcaacaagcttgagcaactctggcttAAGGTGCtggtgagtcactaagactccaaggtgccagctTACCACTAGGTATAAGGTAGGATCACTCAtggatccactctctaggcaggaACACCTAGCGACTCTTCTCTCttgacctataagcactaatcactcactaatcttgtgcttaatcaccttggatgatcactttaagtattttggtggcttggatgccttctcaagtgtgtatgaacttcctctgaactccagcacactcaaatgactgagtggaggggtatttataacctcaatcCCATGGACTAACCGTTGCCCTAACGACTCAAATTCACTGTATACGCCGGATAATCTAATGTAAACATATTGTACTTACTAGACCATTTGTTGTACATTTtccaaaactagtcgttggaactaCACTGAAAGCTTATGTGAACATCAGATGTTCCGGCGTGTTCACCagcttcatcactggaccatccgacgtataCACTTAAGCCAAACTACGCCACTTCTCTCTGTGCAAAATACTCTAACGTTGCCTTGCAACTGGACTTTGACATCTTCTCTGCAACAAGTACTCTAGCAAAGACTCCGGTGTGCATAGCttcaagcaccggaccatccagtgtgtgtctTCCTCAAACTTGAAACTCTGGAAGCTCAGGCGTGCATATCTTCATATCTCCAGATCATCCAGCGTATTCAAAACAGCCAGACAAAAATACTTCGGCGTTCATAACTCTTCTACACCGGACCTTCCCGCGTTAACAAAATTCttgggacttgtccaattcaaacgATCTTTGTCCTGACTACGAtagcttcttcatatattgcatccatgagacctactaaagcatatacttcaTACACATGTTAGtacattgactatattgtcattaatcaccaaaagtaaatgctacaatctccctaagggcatgtttcctaTAGTGAGCCTCACAAGCTCAAACTCGATAAGACTATATAAGGATCGAGTTAATGAATATTGCGATTTTTATTTAAGTTTATCACCCTATCAAGTCTATACGGCTTTAATTTTTCTTATGTATCTCCAATGCCCAAGGATATGATGCAATGACCGGATTAGAATGGTCATCCTCAAGCTTATCTAGATGACCACATAACAACAAACAATCAAGACGATAAGACCTACTCAAGGTCTCTCCCGTTATTGAGCTTAGGTGAGTCAAATTTGAGCCCGCCCTCAAGCTCGTTTGCCATTGTAAGCTCGGTTTAATCTTTTATCGAGCTCCAGCTTGATAGGGCAAGCTCGCTTGAGCTCGGCTGTTGACAGCCCTAATTGTGTGCCGAGCAGAAGTTGTGTGGTTGTGATGCAATTCTTGTTGCTGAGGGTCTGTTCGATCTATAATTGTCCTGAGCTGGAGAAGTTGGTTCCATGTACTTAGTAGTTCtctaggggcttatttgcaTATCCAGGGTGTAAGCACTGTGCTTGTTTTAATATAATAGGGCGTCCAGCCACTTCCGCAAAAAAAAAGGTTTGTGTACATATAGATTTATCAAGACAATCAGAGCACAGCCCAAAATAAAGACTTAAAACTGTACATGAACTTATCTAATGAATCAACCAATAATGCAACCAGGTAATATGCCCCTTGCAATTGTCAGATATATTAGTACCAAGGACATTGACAACTAATTAAGCGAAAGCAAGATCCATTTACTTTTATTATTAACAAAGCTATCTGCTAATACTCACTCATCAATCGATCAATCCGGATTCCGGTCTGTCTggcggaaaaaaaaaaacaaaaaagagggAAGAGGAGAAATTTAATGATCTATATGTCTAGGGGTTCTCGGAGGAATCGTCGTAGAGGTCGTATTTGCGGAGGATCTCGCCGCAGTTCTTGAGCGGCTCCTTACGGAAGAAGGCGATGGAGTTGGCGTAGCGGATGCCGCTCTGCTTGATACCGTTGTTCCGGGTGAGCGGTACCCGGGCGCGATCGCGGGAGCGCTCGATCTCGGCGCAGTCCGCCTCGGGGCTCCGCAGCAGCGCCACCTCGCAGATCTCCTCCTGGTGGTCCTCCCCAACCTCCACCTTGTACCACCCCCACGCGTCCGTCGTCGCCTCCGCCTTGTGGTGCACCTCCTGCGACTCGAAGTGCTTGCACTCTATCTGCACCGTCGCGCCTGCGTGCATGCGCCGCCCATTATATTGTCACGCACGTACGTGCACTCATACATGGCGTTGCCATGGCCATGGTTACGCAACCACGCGCGCGAGAGGCTCACCTTTGAGACTGTGGGAGACGTTGGTCTCGAACCCGGCGCGGCAGGTGTCGCAGTAGACGACGCCGGTGACGAGGAATTCCGGCGGGCCAGGCGCGGGCGGTGCGGCGCTGGCGACGGCGGCCACGGCCGAGAAGGTCAGGAGCAGCGCGATCAGGCTACGCAGCTGCGGCATCCTGgtggtcttgttcgtcgggcGCGCGCGCTACGTGATGCAATCTATCTGGGATGTCACGTACGTCTCGGACAGCTTAAAAATGGCGAGCCGTGTCAGGGTGATGAGGCTTGAAGAGGCTATGCTGCGCTGTTCCACGTGAGAGGTGGAGCTCATTTCTGGGCACCGGAAGGGCTCAAACTTGCCACTCCACGGCCCTCTGTTTGGGCTTTTTGACCACGCATGCCGCGGGGCACTTTAGTTGTTAGAATTTTAAGCCATGTTTACAAGAGTTATTAGCATGGGCGTTTACGCGATTGGGCACTGTCAAAATATATACCAGTTCCACAAATTCATAGTCGATTGGGCCCTCTCTTTAGGAGCTAGCATCACGCATCCAAGTTGTTTCTTTTAATAAAACTAGCCTAATTGCCCGTACAATTACGCGGGCAAGTTACCATAATACATATGTTTGTATTTGAAATTGCTCTGACATCTATATATGTTACTCTGCATTTTACACGAATAATCTGGACCCACCAAATGTGCAATGcatatctttatttttcttcctcATGGCTAGCATCTACACACGCGTTTCACACATGTGGAATCAATCCAGAATATAACAATCGGaaaaagtaaaataatataGCACAATAAAATGGGAATTTGCATAAACGATGATTGAATCCAGTTAGCCATGCGACACAGAGATGGATGGTGTTGAGGAGATGATTGTCATTGATCAATAGAGGTGGCTGACATTGATGAGGTGGGTGTGAGCCAATGAGTGGAGGTAGCCAcgcctgtcggagggttaactcctgtcgtagggatcctgggggaccccttttagagattcggccgggggatgatcctgaataagttttttggagaaataaatggatgtaaatgcgatggctggtggggtggaatgatctaatgcagaaagaaTAAATGCACtaggggtttagacaggttcgggccgcacgggggcgtaacaccctactcctgtgtggatggtataaatgccctgagaatgtctcccaGGAATACGccagttacaagaatgtctatctatcctagagcctggggctccttgttcttctgtttctatgctcgtacgaaggtgttcttcgatctatgtgtgtctgttggctttgggtgcccttggacttctcgatcttctctacctCCTTAACctcttcaaccgtgcagagcttgtCGAGCTTTTTCaccctgtctttgtccgtgctgccgaccgctttaaatacccgccggcagtagcgtgcctcgaaagggagggcacgagttccaaggcaccataaatggaaagggagtcatcatagcctctgtgcgaagtgacgggggttgaaaacgcgccccgcgcccggtcattagtcgtcatgatggcgctggcaacgggcgccgtggagagggcccaccgggcagccgcagagcgacccggtgtgcccgccccgtcttgttcgcctgccatagcagcgcggcagacggaacgcctcgggcatcgcgatgctatcccgaggcgcgccggatagcgcgggatgggacccgcgcatttaatgtccccacgcccttctgccaaagtatggcaggaactgacaccgagcgtggcgtgagcagttggaggtgacaggccacgtgagctcttaaatgcggcctcgggcctttcactggctgacacctcatcgctggaacCCTATGGGGGCCACTgccagggggcttcctgggtcgtcagggaaccgagtgctcgagggtcactgttcacctccccgagcactctctcccgagaacgccctttcttggtcctcggggaaccgagtgctcgggggccactgttcacggcccgagcactctctcccggtcttgactgtacggatcctcagggaaccgagtgctcggggaccgctgctcgcagccctgagcactctctcccggaacttccttcgttgAATCCTCGAGGCACTCGGGTGCCCgaggggctactgctcgcagccccgggcacacctctcccggtactcggttctcctagtcgtcgggggacttgggtgcccgggggtcgctgttcacctccccgagcactttcttcccggtcacttagtcttcgtagtttatcggggaacccgggtactcggggaccactgactgtggccccgagcgccctctcccgggacttagtcttctttacctcgcggaggtgaccccgcgggatggcgccacgtggcggattgctggcctggcctcgggattcggggaccactggttcctgattcaccgacagcagcccccgggcccattggcaggcgatggcccagagactgcggatgggtccttcgtcgtcaacgaggccgaacccagcaccgacgccacgcGGCGCGCTCTTAGGCGCTGGCCCTTTCAATCtgggcttctggtacggcccaatagggagccgaacggacgcgcgtccggTCGACtcctgaggcgcgccggataaCAAGGCGGGTGGCGTGTGATAATGAGGCAGGCggtgcgcgtggcaaccgcgcagatcgaggaaagtgCGTCTGGCAATCGCTGACAACCGCGGGGCCCGAGGGAGATTTGCCTGacggttgcgctggccgaggaaaccgtctcgccgagcacgtcgcggcaggcgacgtttgaatttccctggagtaaaaaaggaggaggggagtgaaccgcccccctctttacgccatctttgcgatcaagccttcttcttccttgcgctcctgagccctcatcctcccttaggcgatcagagcaccacttttcccccaccgttccaaATCATCCCCTACTCTGACAAGATGCCGAGAGTGGGAGGAAGCCACCGCGACAAGacttgtgaacgaggaggcggcggataaagtgcggaagctgatggtgctCGAAGGCCAgtgggaggcctcggtggtgaggccggtgaGCTTCCCACCGGTGacgg
This genomic interval carries:
- the LOC133885793 gene encoding major pollen allergen Lol p 11-like; this translates as MPQLRSLIALLLTFSAVAAVASAAPPAPGPPEFLVTGVVYCDTCRAGFETNVSHSLKGATVQIECKHFESQEVHHKAEATTDAWGWYKVEVGEDHQEEICEVALLRSPEADCAEIERSRDRARVPLTRNNGIKQSGIRYANSIAFFRKEPLKNCGEILRKYDLYDDSSENP